Proteins encoded within one genomic window of Panicum virgatum strain AP13 chromosome 1N, P.virgatum_v5, whole genome shotgun sequence:
- the LOC120656669 gene encoding uncharacterized protein LOC120656669, with the protein MPAGLRGLVRKDVYEAIAELGDFFRELCSRNLKIDVVKGLKEKIPVILCKLEKIFPPAFFDVMVHLAVHLPDEALLRGPVQYGWMYPIERRLGTLKNFVSNRARPEGSIAEAYGASDTLTFCSKYMADVDTKFNNNDAINVDEPLDSDPEISKHGVKLVGADRRTYIDDKMYFRLVWYVLNNCTEAEPYVDIYRAELLQEGPHDVEKRLENGFPNWFRSHIAKKRTDRPEEVTDGLYALSCFPDLRVGFWSACIVNGVSYNTVHREKYLQT; encoded by the exons ATGCCTGCTGGATTAAGAGGATTGGTGAGGAAAGATGTGTATGAAGCAATTGCGGAGCTTGGGGACTTTTTCAGAGAATTGTGTAGTAGAAATCTGAAGATAGATGTTGTGAAAGGACTAAAGGAGAAAATCCCAGTTATCCTTTGCAAGCTTGAGAAAATTTTCCCTCCAGCCTTTTTTGATGTCATGGTGCACCTAGCTGTGCATCTACCTGATGAGGCATTGCTTAGAGGTCCTGTTCAGTATGGATGGATGTACCCAATAGAGAGGAGATTGGGTACTTTGAAGAATTTTGTGAGTAACAGGGCAAGGCCTGAAGGATCAATTGCGGAGGCCTATGGCGCAAGTGACACCTTGACATTTTGTTCGAAGTATATGGCGGATGTCGACACCAAATTCAACAATAATGATGCCATCAATGTAGATGAACCGTTAGATAGTGACCCTGAAATTTCTAAGCATGGTGTCAAACTCGTAGGAGCCGACAGGAGGACATACATAGATGATAAGATGTATTTCAGACTAGTTTGGTATGTTCTAAACAATTGTACAGAAGCTGAGCCATATGTGGA CATCTACAGGGCAGAGTTATTGCAAGAAGGGCCACATGATGTTGAAAAAAGGCTTGAAAATGGTTTTCCTAACTGGTTTAGGAGCCAT ATCGCCAAGAAGCGCACAGATCGTCCAGAAGAGGTTACTGATGGATTGTATGCTTTGTCTTGTTTTCCTGATCTTCGAGTGGGGTTTTGGTCTGCTTGCATTGTCAATGGAGTCAGTTATAACACAGTGCACCGTGAGAAATACTTGCAGACTTAG
- the LOC120656670 gene encoding probable enoyl-CoA hydratase 2, mitochondrial isoform X2, whose protein sequence is MLVLRRILAVSGHLGGCSAPAVSPPPAFFVRALQILAPPGPVRIQKLSAPDDGIVELRLERPAAKNAIGAGMLQGLRSAIEEVETDATAKVVLVASSVPKVFCAGADLKERRLMGPAEIRDFVNSLRSTFSSIEALSIPTIAVVEGAAFGGGLELALSCDLRICGKDAKFSLPETSLAIIPGAGGTQRLPRIVGRSRAKELIFTGRRFDAAEAVSMGVVNYCVPAGEAYQKALELAREINQKGPLAIKMAKKAINGGAEVDMTSALAVEEECYEQVLHTQDRLEGLAAFAEKRKPVYTGK, encoded by the exons ATGCTCGTCCTCCGGCGGATCCTCGCAGTCTCCGGCCACCTGGGCGGCTGCAGCGCGCCGGCGGTCTCCCCGCCTCC CGCCTTCTTCGTTCGCGCCCTCCAAATCCTCGCTCCGCCGGGGCCCGTCCGCATCCAGAAGCTCTCGGCGCCCGACGATG GGATCGTGGAGCTGAGGCtggagcggccggcggccaaGAACGCCATAGGGGCGGGGATGCTCCAGGGGCTGCGGAGCGCCATCGAGGAGGTGGAGACCGACGCCACGGCCAAAGTCGTCTTGGTGGCCAGCTCCGTGCCCAAGGTTTTCTGCGCGGGCGCCGATCTCAAG GAAAGGAGGTTAATGGGGCCTGCTGAAATTCGGGACTTTGTTAATTCCTTAAGATCTACATTTTCATCCATTGAG GCACTGTCAATTCCTACAATTGCTGTTGTCGAAGGAGCTGCTTTTGGCGGCGGTTTAGAATTGGCTCTTTCATGCGATCTTCGTATATGTG GGAAGGACGCAAAATTCAGCTTGCCAGAGACCAGCCTCGCTATTATTCCTGG AGCTGGGGGAACACAGCGCCTTCCTAGAATTGTTGGAAGGTCCAGAGCGAAGGAGCTAATATTCACTGGTCGTAGATTCGATGCAGCGGAAGCTGTATCTATGG GAGTAGTGAACTACTGTGTTCCTGCTGGTGAAGCTTATCAAAAAGCTCTTGAGCTTGCGCGGGAAATAAATCAGAAA GGCCCGTTAGCGATAAAAATGGCCAAGAAGGCCATCAATGGAGGGGCGGAGGTAGACATGACCTCGGCATTGGCTGTTGAAGAAGAATGCTACGAGCAAGTCCTGCACACTCAGGATCGTCTTGAAGGCCTAGCTGCGTTTGCGGAGAAAAGAAAACCTGTATACACCGGAAAGTAG
- the LOC120656670 gene encoding probable enoyl-CoA hydratase 2, mitochondrial isoform X1, which yields MLQGLRSAIEEVETDATAKVVLVASSVPKVFCAGADLKERRLMGPAEIRDFVNSLRSTFSSIEALSIPTIAVVEGAAFGGGLELALSCDLRICGKDAKFSLPETSLAIIPGAGGTQRLPRIVGRSRAKELIFTGRRFDAAEAVSMGVVNYCVPAGEAYQKALELAREINQKGPLAIKMAKKAINGGAEVDMTSALAVEEECYEQVLHTQDRLEGLAAFAEKRKPVYTGK from the exons ATGCTCCAGGGGCTGCGGAGCGCCATCGAGGAGGTGGAGACCGACGCCACGGCCAAAGTCGTCTTGGTGGCCAGCTCCGTGCCCAAGGTTTTCTGCGCGGGCGCCGATCTCAAG GAAAGGAGGTTAATGGGGCCTGCTGAAATTCGGGACTTTGTTAATTCCTTAAGATCTACATTTTCATCCATTGAG GCACTGTCAATTCCTACAATTGCTGTTGTCGAAGGAGCTGCTTTTGGCGGCGGTTTAGAATTGGCTCTTTCATGCGATCTTCGTATATGTG GGAAGGACGCAAAATTCAGCTTGCCAGAGACCAGCCTCGCTATTATTCCTGG AGCTGGGGGAACACAGCGCCTTCCTAGAATTGTTGGAAGGTCCAGAGCGAAGGAGCTAATATTCACTGGTCGTAGATTCGATGCAGCGGAAGCTGTATCTATGG GAGTAGTGAACTACTGTGTTCCTGCTGGTGAAGCTTATCAAAAAGCTCTTGAGCTTGCGCGGGAAATAAATCAGAAA GGCCCGTTAGCGATAAAAATGGCCAAGAAGGCCATCAATGGAGGGGCGGAGGTAGACATGACCTCGGCATTGGCTGTTGAAGAAGAATGCTACGAGCAAGTCCTGCACACTCAGGATCGTCTTGAAGGCCTAGCTGCGTTTGCGGAGAAAAGAAAACCTGTATACACCGGAAAGTAG